The Litchfieldia alkalitelluris genome has a window encoding:
- a CDS encoding transcription repressor NadR, translating into MKDKKILGEERREFILELLKNERDPITGGDLAAKANVSRQIIVQDISLLKARNEPIIATSQGYIYLKHQGKEEIHQRVIASFHKPNQTVDELYLIVDNGVTIKDVIIEHPVYGDLTASIMVSNRKEVDQFIAKIVETKAAYLSSLTDGTHLHTLEADSIAKLDAACAALARAGYLIES; encoded by the coding sequence ATGAAAGATAAAAAAATCTTAGGAGAAGAACGTCGTGAATTCATTTTAGAGCTATTAAAGAATGAAAGAGATCCTATTACAGGCGGAGATTTAGCTGCAAAAGCAAATGTAAGCCGTCAAATTATTGTTCAGGATATTTCTCTTCTTAAAGCAAGGAATGAACCAATTATTGCAACTAGTCAGGGATATATTTATCTTAAGCATCAAGGAAAAGAAGAAATCCACCAAAGGGTAATTGCTAGCTTCCATAAACCAAATCAGACAGTGGACGAGCTTTATCTGATTGTTGATAATGGGGTAACGATAAAGGATGTTATTATCGAGCATCCTGTGTACGGAGATTTGACTGCATCCATTATGGTTAGCAATCGAAAGGAAGTTGACCAGTTTATCGCAAAAATCGTTGAGACGAAGGCTGCCTATTTATCTTCGTTGACGGATGGAACTCATTTGCATACGTTAGAGGCAGATTCGATTGCAAAGCTTGATGCGGCTTGTGCGGCGCTTGCTAGGGCTGGGTATTTGATTGAGTCGTAG
- a CDS encoding ACT domain-containing protein, which produces MTKKLDEKFYLVREDVLPEAIRKTLEAKELIERGKAESIAIATQQVDLSRSAFYKYRDTVFPFHTMVKEQIISLFFHLEDRSGTLSQLLAVVAEVGCNVLTIHQTIPLRGKANVTLSLNTSGMSVEITELISKLKRLEFVDKVDILGTGA; this is translated from the coding sequence ATGACCAAAAAACTAGATGAAAAATTTTATCTTGTACGTGAAGACGTCTTACCAGAAGCCATTCGAAAAACACTAGAGGCAAAAGAATTAATTGAACGTGGCAAAGCAGAATCAATCGCTATCGCCACACAGCAAGTAGATTTAAGCCGAAGCGCCTTCTATAAATACCGTGATACGGTTTTTCCTTTTCATACAATGGTAAAGGAACAAATCATTAGTTTGTTTTTTCACTTAGAAGATCGTTCAGGAACACTATCACAGTTGTTAGCCGTGGTGGCTGAAGTAGGTTGTAATGTCCTCACCATCCACCAAACGATACCACTAAGAGGAAAAGCTAATGTTACATTATCACTAAATACTTCGGGTATGTCTGTGGAAATTACCGAACTGATTTCCAAACTAAAACGTCTAGAATTTGTAGATAAGGTAGACATCCTTGGTACAGGCGCATAG
- a CDS encoding Spo0B C-terminal domain-containing protein has protein sequence MKKDWNTVEILKHSRHDWLNKIQLIKGNIALERLDRVKEIIEEIVIETQNETKLTNLQLPSLAAFLMTYNWEQHKFTIEFEVLGELINLSEYDQSLTEWCEQFFSLLEKHVDANGENHLFVSVELFEEETRFLFDFSGIIENTEVITQSLKKKTLKNIELIDCSVHTHELTVSVRLVK, from the coding sequence ATGAAAAAGGATTGGAATACTGTTGAGATTTTAAAACACTCCAGGCACGATTGGTTAAATAAAATTCAGTTAATCAAGGGCAATATTGCTCTTGAAAGATTAGATCGTGTGAAGGAAATTATAGAGGAAATTGTAATAGAAACACAAAATGAAACGAAACTGACGAATTTGCAGCTTCCTTCATTAGCTGCTTTTTTGATGACATATAATTGGGAACAGCATAAATTTACAATTGAGTTTGAAGTCTTAGGAGAATTGATAAACTTATCAGAGTATGATCAGTCCCTAACTGAGTGGTGTGAACAGTTTTTCTCATTGCTTGAGAAACACGTTGACGCAAACGGTGAAAATCATTTATTTGTTTCGGTTGAATTGTTCGAGGAAGAAACTCGTTTTCTTTTTGATTTTAGTGGAATAATAGAGAATACAGAAGTGATTACCCAATCACTCAAAAAGAAAACACTAAAGAACATTGAGCTCATTGATTGTAGTGTACATACCCATGAATTAACAGTAAGTGTTCGTTTAGTTAAGTAA
- the obgE gene encoding GTPase ObgE, giving the protein MFVDQVKVFVKGGDGGNGIVAYRREKYVPMGGPAGGDGGKGADVIFEVEEGLRTLMDFRYQRHFKAKRGEHGMSKNQHGKNAEPMIVKVPPGTVVSDVNTGEVIADLTQHGQRAIIAKGGRGGRGNSRFATPANPAPEIAENGEPGQERDIQLELKVLADVGLVGFPSVGKSTLLSVVSSAKPKIGEYHFTTIVPNLGVVETEDGRSFVMADLPGLIEGAHQGVGLGHQFLRHIERTRVIVHVIDMSALEGRDPYEDYLTINEELKEYNLRLTERPQIVVANKMDMPDAEENLEAFKEKLNNDDVRIFPISAVTRQGVRDLLFTVADLIETTPEFPMEIEEEVSDKRVVYRHEKAENDFELSRDPDGAWVISGDKIEKLFKMTNLEREESIRRFSRQMRGMGIDDALRERGAKHGDTVRLMEFEFEFVE; this is encoded by the coding sequence ATGTTTGTCGATCAAGTCAAAGTGTTTGTAAAAGGTGGAGACGGTGGTAACGGAATTGTAGCCTATCGTCGTGAGAAATATGTGCCAATGGGTGGTCCAGCAGGTGGAGACGGTGGTAAAGGTGCTGACGTCATCTTTGAAGTAGAAGAAGGACTACGTACATTAATGGACTTCCGTTATCAACGTCATTTTAAGGCAAAACGTGGAGAACATGGAATGTCTAAAAATCAGCATGGGAAAAATGCTGAGCCGATGATTGTTAAAGTTCCACCTGGAACCGTGGTATCAGATGTGAATACGGGTGAGGTTATTGCTGATTTGACTCAACATGGTCAGAGAGCAATCATTGCTAAAGGTGGTCGTGGTGGTCGAGGAAATTCTCGTTTTGCTACACCAGCTAACCCTGCTCCTGAAATTGCCGAAAATGGTGAACCAGGACAAGAGCGCGATATTCAATTAGAGCTAAAGGTTTTAGCTGATGTTGGTTTAGTTGGCTTCCCGAGTGTTGGAAAATCAACGCTTTTATCAGTGGTTTCATCTGCAAAACCAAAAATCGGTGAATATCACTTTACAACCATCGTTCCAAACCTTGGAGTAGTGGAAACTGAAGATGGTCGTAGCTTTGTTATGGCTGATTTGCCTGGACTGATTGAAGGGGCACATCAAGGAGTAGGTTTAGGACACCAATTCCTTCGTCATATTGAGCGCACACGTGTTATCGTCCATGTGATCGATATGTCTGCATTAGAAGGACGCGATCCATATGAAGATTACCTAACAATTAATGAAGAATTAAAAGAGTATAATCTTCGGTTAACTGAAAGACCACAAATTGTTGTTGCTAACAAAATGGACATGCCTGATGCCGAGGAAAATCTTGAAGCATTTAAAGAGAAGCTTAATAATGATGATGTAAGAATTTTCCCAATCTCAGCAGTAACACGTCAAGGGGTTAGAGACTTATTATTTACAGTTGCTGATTTAATTGAAACAACACCAGAATTCCCTATGGAAATCGAAGAAGAAGTATCAGACAAGCGTGTTGTTTATCGTCATGAAAAAGCGGAAAATGACTTTGAACTTTCTAGAGACCCAGATGGAGCGTGGGTAATCTCCGGAGATAAAATTGAAAAGCTATTCAAAATGACCAACTTAGAACGTGAAGAATCAATCCGTAGATTCTCAAGACAAATGCGCGGCATGGGAATTGACGACGCACTACGCGAACGCGGAGCAAAACATGGCGACACAGTTAGATTAATGGAATTTGAATTTGAATTTGTTGAGTAA
- a CDS encoding M50 family metallopeptidase, with protein sequence MIALIKLFSKIHIHPLLWGLIGLAIVTAHFRELLLLFVIVFVHEMGHALCAHFFSWRIKRILLLPFGGMAEMEEHGNRPLKEEILVTIAGPIQHIWMVAVAYLLYSISFISQSTFDLFVFQNMMIFCFNLLPIWPLDGGKLLFALFSWKLPFFQSHKMMLLSSCTAIALFLIGLIIINPMQLNLWIIVVFLIYSVFDEWKNRHYVLMRFLLERYYGKRNNILMLKPLEVDEKDKIQDILWLFQRGYKHPIVIYKNGKKQLPIDENELLYAYFSEKKTTETVGEVFYSY encoded by the coding sequence TTGATAGCCTTGATTAAGCTATTTTCAAAAATTCATATTCATCCATTATTATGGGGACTAATAGGACTTGCAATTGTTACTGCCCATTTTAGAGAACTTCTTCTACTGTTCGTCATTGTATTTGTCCATGAAATGGGTCACGCGCTTTGTGCCCATTTTTTTTCATGGAGAATAAAACGTATTCTTCTCCTTCCCTTTGGGGGCATGGCTGAGATGGAGGAGCATGGAAATCGCCCGTTAAAAGAGGAAATTCTGGTGACAATTGCTGGACCTATTCAACACATTTGGATGGTTGCGGTTGCCTATCTGCTCTATTCGATCTCATTCATTTCCCAATCAACATTTGATCTTTTTGTCTTCCAAAATATGATGATTTTTTGTTTTAATCTGCTCCCAATTTGGCCATTAGATGGTGGAAAACTGTTATTTGCTTTATTTTCATGGAAGCTGCCATTCTTTCAATCTCATAAAATGATGCTTTTATCTTCCTGTACAGCGATTGCTTTATTTTTAATTGGGTTAATCATCATCAATCCAATGCAATTAAATTTATGGATCATTGTTGTTTTTCTCATTTATTCAGTGTTTGACGAATGGAAAAATCGACATTATGTGTTAATGCGATTTTTGCTAGAAAGATATTACGGAAAACGGAACAACATTTTAATGCTGAAGCCCTTAGAGGTAGATGAGAAGGATAAAATTCAAGATATTTTATGGTTATTTCAAAGAGGGTATAAGCATCCGATCGTTATTTATAAGAATGGAAAAAAGCAACTTCCGATTGATGAAAATGAACTATTATATGCATATTTTTCAGAAAAAAAGACCACTGAAACGGTTGGAGAAGTATTTTATTCATATTGA
- the mreD gene encoding rod shape-determining protein MreD, with the protein MKRFILPIILLLLFISESIFVDVLPSSFINGDFLLVPRFLVVTIVFISITGNRTEGMVLGGIFGLLTDIVYTGILGIYMFSYPLIAYLISKLARILQNHIVIISILSVIGVLLIECFVYLVNILIGFTSISVETFLYERLISTLLLNGVFIALVSYPLFKLVEKLNVDE; encoded by the coding sequence ATGAAGAGGTTTATCCTCCCTATCATCCTATTACTTTTATTCATCAGTGAAAGTATTTTTGTTGATGTATTACCTTCATCTTTCATAAATGGAGACTTTTTATTAGTACCACGGTTTTTAGTTGTGACAATTGTCTTTATATCAATCACAGGCAATCGTACAGAGGGCATGGTTTTAGGTGGTATTTTTGGATTATTAACCGATATTGTCTATACAGGTATTTTAGGAATATATATGTTTAGTTATCCCTTGATTGCCTATCTTATTTCGAAATTAGCTAGAATTCTACAAAATCACATTGTTATTATTTCGATACTAAGTGTGATTGGAGTTCTTTTAATAGAGTGTTTTGTTTATCTAGTAAATATATTAATTGGATTTACATCGATATCCGTTGAAACCTTTTTATATGAAAGACTGATTTCCACGCTTCTTTTAAATGGTGTGTTTATCGCATTAGTTTCATATCCATTATTCAAATTAGTAGAAAAGCTTAATGTCGACGAATAA
- a CDS encoding Rne/Rng family ribonuclease: MIVNCTSTEKRLAIIEEEQVVEIKIAQPGTREHIGDIYVGRITDVIPGMQAVFVDIGTGKNGYLHRDQLVSYHLSPLTKEQKKDKSVSSFASQGQEILVQVVKEGVGGKGPRLTEMVELSGSHLVYMPKGKQLSVSKKMRTEEEREKWRRFGEQVCNEEEGVIFRTSCENQHDEIVLQELTQLRATAEEIVTRQRERNKPGIVFEALSMVRRLLQDENMEKITELIVDDFEIFQELKREYPDKIQRYQRKENIFTSYGIDLELEKALHKKVTCKNGSYIIIEKTEACTVIDVNSGKFKAETSQRDTALLTNIEAAKEIARQLRLRNIGGIVLVDFIDMKNVKDQQKVIDSFKEVAKKDRLLVRVLGFTALGILEITRQKTNQSLSEILQSPCYLCNGTGKSLSIESMYYQMERQLLEYHGSDYEAAWIEVTPELREFIDKKKRKPLEEKLSLSIFITERYNGERGYHIRHLGSVQEVQNRVE, encoded by the coding sequence ATGATAGTGAATTGCACGTCTACTGAAAAGAGACTTGCTATTATCGAAGAAGAACAAGTTGTAGAAATTAAAATTGCTCAGCCTGGGACCAGAGAACATATTGGGGACATTTATGTTGGAAGAATAACGGATGTTATACCTGGAATGCAAGCGGTATTTGTGGACATCGGCACAGGAAAAAACGGCTATCTCCATCGAGATCAATTAGTATCGTATCATCTTTCACCTTTAACTAAAGAGCAAAAGAAAGACAAAAGTGTTTCTTCCTTTGCTTCTCAAGGTCAAGAGATCTTAGTTCAAGTTGTGAAAGAAGGGGTCGGAGGCAAAGGGCCAAGACTAACTGAAATGGTTGAACTTTCCGGAAGTCACCTTGTTTATATGCCAAAAGGCAAACAGCTTTCTGTTAGTAAAAAAATGCGTACTGAAGAGGAACGAGAAAAGTGGAGACGATTTGGTGAGCAAGTTTGTAATGAGGAAGAAGGAGTTATTTTTCGAACATCCTGTGAAAATCAACACGATGAGATTGTGCTTCAGGAGTTAACACAACTTAGAGCTACAGCTGAAGAAATCGTTACTAGACAGAGAGAAAGAAATAAGCCTGGAATTGTGTTTGAAGCCTTATCGATGGTTCGGAGGCTTCTTCAGGATGAAAATATGGAAAAAATTACCGAACTCATTGTTGATGATTTTGAAATCTTTCAAGAACTTAAACGAGAATATCCTGATAAAATACAGCGATATCAAAGGAAAGAAAATATTTTTACGTCATATGGAATCGATCTTGAGCTTGAAAAAGCATTACATAAAAAAGTTACTTGTAAAAATGGTTCTTATATTATTATTGAAAAAACAGAAGCTTGTACGGTCATTGATGTAAATTCTGGTAAATTCAAGGCGGAAACTAGCCAACGAGATACTGCTCTTTTAACAAATATTGAAGCAGCAAAGGAAATTGCTCGTCAACTTCGGCTCAGAAATATTGGTGGAATAGTTTTAGTTGATTTCATCGATATGAAAAATGTAAAAGACCAACAAAAGGTAATTGATTCATTTAAAGAAGTAGCTAAAAAAGATCGCCTGTTAGTGAGAGTTCTTGGATTTACCGCTTTAGGTATCCTTGAAATTACGAGACAAAAAACAAACCAAAGTTTGTCAGAGATTCTGCAGTCACCGTGTTATTTATGTAACGGAACAGGAAAAAGCCTTAGTATTGAAAGTATGTACTATCAAATGGAAAGGCAATTACTGGAGTATCATGGCAGTGATTATGAAGCTGCATGGATTGAAGTTACTCCTGAATTACGAGAATTCATTGATAAAAAGAAGCGAAAACCCTTAGAAGAAAAATTATCTCTTTCTATTTTTATCACAGAACGATATAATGGAGAGCGTGGTTATCATATTCGTCATCTCGGTTCAGTCCAGGAAGTGCAGAATCGAGTAGAATAG
- the rpmA gene encoding 50S ribosomal protein L27, with protein MLRLDLQFFASKKGVGSTKNGRDSISKRLGAKRADGQFVSGGSILYRQRGTKIYPGENVGRGGDDTLFAKVDGVVKFERLGRDRKQVSIVPVAQEA; from the coding sequence ATGTTAAGATTAGATCTTCAGTTCTTCGCTTCTAAAAAAGGGGTAGGTAGTACTAAAAACGGTCGTGATTCAATCTCGAAACGTCTTGGTGCAAAACGTGCTGATGGTCAATTCGTTTCAGGTGGATCAATTCTTTACCGTCAACGCGGTACAAAAATTTATCCAGGTGAGAACGTAGGCCGTGGTGGAGACGATACTCTATTCGCAAAAGTTGACGGTGTTGTTAAATTTGAGCGTTTAGGTCGTGACCGTAAGCAAGTAAGCATCGTACCAGTTGCTCAAGAAGCTTAA
- a CDS encoding M23 family metallopeptidase, with product MSHRANEIRKRIAKRKRERLPSSPSPNRRGPTPFLMNEEEKYGHDSFSSYDGGPGEGGHPLFRKEVFMFKILVSVCLVLVVAILFKNGSAQFDPARTFVSETMQNDFQFTAVSEWYEEQFGNPLALFPTEKEKETESEVANVPQYAVPATGRVLESFEKNGQGIMVETGSNSSVKVMDSGTVMFAGTREDTGKTVMIQHADGSQTWYGNLESIAVPLYTYVKVGDEVGKVTDTENEKGMFYFAIKQGNTFIDPIQVIQFDSLD from the coding sequence ATGAGTCATCGCGCGAATGAAATTAGAAAACGAATAGCCAAAAGAAAACGAGAACGACTTCCAAGTTCTCCCTCACCAAACAGAAGAGGACCAACTCCTTTTCTAATGAATGAGGAAGAGAAATATGGTCATGATTCCTTTTCATCTTATGATGGAGGTCCAGGAGAGGGCGGACATCCACTTTTCCGAAAAGAAGTCTTCATGTTCAAAATTCTTGTTTCGGTTTGTCTTGTATTAGTTGTTGCTATCTTATTTAAAAATGGATCAGCTCAGTTTGACCCGGCACGGACCTTTGTATCAGAAACGATGCAAAATGATTTTCAATTTACAGCCGTATCAGAATGGTATGAGGAACAATTCGGAAATCCATTAGCATTGTTCCCGACCGAAAAGGAAAAAGAGACGGAGTCTGAGGTCGCAAATGTCCCTCAATATGCAGTACCAGCAACAGGTAGAGTACTTGAGAGCTTTGAGAAAAATGGTCAAGGCATCATGGTTGAAACTGGAAGTAATTCTTCTGTAAAAGTGATGGATAGTGGAACTGTTATGTTTGCTGGCACAAGGGAAGACACTGGGAAAACAGTCATGATCCAGCATGCAGATGGTAGTCAAACCTGGTATGGCAACTTAGAATCGATTGCAGTCCCACTTTATACGTATGTCAAGGTAGGGGATGAGGTAGGTAAGGTTACAGATACGGAAAATGAGAAAGGAATGTTTTATTTTGCCATCAAGCAAGGTAATACATTTATCGATCCGATTCAGGTGATACAGTTTGATAGCCTTGATTAA
- the pheA gene encoding prephenate dehydratase, whose protein sequence is MKDLKLIGYLGPKATFSEQAVKTFFPNSTRKSYDTIPSCIDAAEEDQVDAAVVPLENTIEGSVNLTLDYLIHEQPLQIVGEVTVPIQQHLMVHPNHADDWTSLEKVYSHPHAIAQCHKFLHQTCPEAKIEYVTSTAAAAEYVSQNSERPVAAIANELAAKEYGLIIVKRDIHDFDNNHTRFVVLHKADHQLIVDGLENKGYKTTLMITLPSDQAGALHQVLSAFAWRKLNLSKIESRPMKTGLGNYFFIIDIEQQMDEVLIPSAIAELEALGCSVKVLGSYPYF, encoded by the coding sequence TTGAAGGATTTAAAATTAATTGGTTATTTAGGACCGAAAGCAACATTTTCTGAGCAAGCAGTTAAAACCTTTTTTCCAAACAGCACTCGTAAGTCATATGATACGATTCCTTCGTGTATTGATGCAGCAGAAGAAGATCAAGTTGATGCAGCTGTAGTACCGCTTGAAAATACAATCGAAGGATCTGTAAATTTAACGTTAGATTACTTAATCCATGAACAGCCACTCCAAATTGTTGGAGAAGTGACTGTCCCGATTCAGCAACATTTGATGGTACACCCAAACCACGCAGACGATTGGACGAGTCTAGAAAAAGTTTATTCTCATCCACATGCCATCGCACAATGTCATAAGTTTTTGCATCAAACATGTCCAGAAGCCAAAATTGAGTATGTAACATCAACAGCGGCAGCTGCGGAATATGTAAGTCAGAATAGTGAACGACCAGTTGCAGCAATTGCGAATGAACTTGCTGCAAAAGAATATGGATTAATAATTGTGAAGCGCGATATTCATGATTTTGACAATAATCACACGCGATTTGTTGTTCTTCATAAAGCAGACCATCAACTAATCGTAGACGGATTAGAGAATAAGGGCTATAAAACTACCTTGATGATTACATTGCCATCCGACCAAGCCGGAGCACTACACCAAGTACTCTCAGCATTTGCATGGCGTAAGCTTAATTTGTCAAAAATTGAATCCAGACCAATGAAAACAGGATTAGGTAATTATTTTTTCATCATCGATATCGAACAACAAATGGATGAGGTTTTAATTCCCAGTGCAATTGCTGAATTGGAAGCGTTAGGTTGTTCAGTTAAAGTATTAGGTAGTTATCCTTATTTTTAA
- the minC gene encoding septum site-determining protein MinC gives MNILKGQKQQFVTIKGTKDGLTLHLDDQCSFRELVYELTEKLALNQKQTEDSPLLAVRLKVGNRFLTKVQEEELRTIIRSKKNLIVDSIDSNVITKSEALELKKKNEIVSVTKIVRSGQVLEVEGDLLLIGDVNPGGTVIATGNIFVLGSLRGIAKAGFDGNKEAVIAASLMKPSQLRISDIMNRAPDTRKDDEQNDMECAYVDENEMIVIDRLQQLIHLRPNLTRLEGGI, from the coding sequence GTGAACATCTTGAAGGGACAAAAACAACAATTTGTTACAATAAAGGGCACAAAAGATGGTTTAACATTACATCTCGATGATCAATGTTCATTTCGAGAGCTTGTGTATGAATTAACAGAAAAATTAGCATTAAATCAAAAACAAACCGAAGATAGTCCGTTACTTGCTGTACGGTTAAAAGTTGGGAATCGCTTTTTAACAAAAGTGCAAGAAGAAGAGCTCAGAACAATTATTAGGAGTAAGAAAAACTTAATCGTTGATTCGATCGATAGTAATGTCATCACGAAAAGTGAGGCGCTTGAGCTTAAGAAAAAAAACGAGATTGTGTCGGTGACCAAAATTGTACGTTCTGGACAAGTTCTAGAGGTCGAGGGTGACCTCTTATTAATAGGTGATGTAAATCCAGGTGGGACGGTTATTGCTACAGGCAATATCTTTGTATTAGGTTCACTACGTGGGATCGCAAAAGCTGGTTTTGATGGAAATAAAGAGGCAGTAATTGCAGCTTCATTGATGAAGCCATCACAATTACGAATCAGTGATATAATGAATAGAGCACCTGACACTCGTAAAGATGATGAACAAAATGATATGGAATGTGCATATGTTGATGAAAATGAAATGATTGTAATTGATCGATTACAACAGTTAATTCATTTGAGACCTAATTTAACAAGGTTAGAAGGGGGAATCTAG
- the rplU gene encoding 50S ribosomal protein L21, which translates to MYAIIETGGKQIKVEEGQAIYVEKLNGEAGETVTFDKVLFVGGENVKVGSPTVEGASVTAKVEKQGRAKKIVVFKYKAKKNYRKKQGHRQPYTKVVIEKINA; encoded by the coding sequence ATGTACGCAATTATTGAAACTGGTGGTAAGCAAATCAAGGTTGAAGAAGGCCAAGCAATCTACGTTGAGAAATTGAACGGAGAAGCTGGTGAAACAGTTACTTTTGACAAAGTATTATTCGTTGGTGGCGAAAACGTGAAAGTTGGTAGCCCAACTGTTGAAGGTGCTTCTGTAACAGCTAAAGTTGAAAAACAAGGTCGCGCTAAGAAGATCGTTGTTTTCAAATATAAAGCTAAAAAGAACTACCGTAAAAAGCAAGGTCACCGTCAACCATACACTAAAGTTGTTATCGAAAAGATCAACGCTTAA
- the minD gene encoding septum site-determining protein MinD produces the protein MGEAIVITSGKGGVGKTTTSANIGTALALQGKRVCLVDTDIGLRNLDVVMGLENRIIYDLVDVVQGRCKLHQALVKDKRFDDHLFLLPAAQTSDKTAVKPDQMKKLIDELKQDFDYIIIDCPAGIEQGYQNAVAGADRALVVTTPEISAVRDADRIIGLLEKEKIEPPRLIINRIRNHMVKNGDMLDVDEIVTHLSIDLIGIVADDDSVIKASNNGEPIALDGNSKSGIAYRNIARRILGESIPLQSLDADDKGVFTKLKKFFGVR, from the coding sequence GTGGGAGAGGCAATTGTAATAACATCAGGAAAAGGAGGCGTCGGTAAAACGACGACTTCAGCCAATATCGGCACGGCTCTTGCCCTACAAGGTAAACGTGTTTGTTTAGTAGACACTGACATTGGTCTTCGAAATTTAGACGTGGTAATGGGATTAGAAAATCGAATTATCTATGATTTGGTTGATGTTGTTCAAGGTCGCTGTAAGCTTCATCAAGCACTTGTGAAGGACAAGCGCTTTGACGACCATTTATTTTTACTTCCTGCCGCTCAAACGAGTGATAAAACAGCAGTAAAACCAGATCAAATGAAAAAGCTCATCGATGAGCTAAAACAAGATTTTGACTATATCATTATCGATTGCCCTGCTGGGATTGAACAAGGCTACCAAAACGCTGTTGCTGGGGCAGATCGTGCGCTTGTCGTTACGACACCAGAAATATCAGCAGTTCGAGATGCAGACCGAATAATTGGATTGCTAGAAAAAGAGAAAATTGAGCCACCAAGACTTATCATCAACCGTATCCGTAATCATATGGTGAAAAATGGTGATATGCTTGATGTTGATGAAATCGTCACACATCTTTCGATTGATTTAATTGGTATTGTTGCTGATGATGATAGCGTTATAAAAGCTTCTAACAATGGCGAACCAATTGCACTAGACGGAAATAGTAAATCTGGAATCGCTTATCGTAACATTGCGAGAAGAATCCTAGGTGAAAGTATTCCACTTCAATCACTAGACGCTGATGACAAAGGCGTGTTTACAAAACTTAAAAAGTTCTTTGGAGTTCGTTAA
- a CDS encoding ribosomal-processing cysteine protease Prp: protein MIKVTITRSEHGSIDSFTMSGHANFAKRGQDIVCAGASAVSIGTVNAIVALTNVVPEIEQGGNGGFLRCVIPNGLAQEIEEKVQLLLEGMLISLETIEKDYGQHIKITK, encoded by the coding sequence ATGATTAAAGTAACGATTACACGTTCAGAGCATGGTTCTATCGATTCATTTACGATGAGTGGACATGCTAACTTTGCGAAGCGAGGTCAAGATATTGTTTGTGCAGGTGCGTCAGCTGTTTCCATTGGAACGGTTAATGCAATAGTCGCGCTAACAAATGTTGTTCCTGAGATTGAGCAAGGTGGTAATGGTGGCTTTCTCCGCTGTGTGATTCCTAACGGATTAGCACAAGAGATTGAAGAGAAAGTACAATTGCTTCTTGAAGGTATGTTAATATCGTTAGAAACAATTGAAAAAGATTATGGACAGCATATAAAAATTACTAAATAA